In Amycolatopsis methanolica 239, a single genomic region encodes these proteins:
- a CDS encoding threonine aldolase family protein, with product MIAPVDDSKIRRTLASHGPVRRRPRAVLERMLVRAGEDLSPAEPVAALEARIASLLGKPAALFFPSGTMAQQAALRVHADRSGRRTFAAHPYTHLDNWEDRGYAAVHGLRFRPVGDRNELMTLADLEAVGEPLAAVVWELPQRDLGGLLPLWDELVAQVGLARSRDAAAHLDGARLWESQPFYGKEFAEIAGLFDSVYVSLYKGLQGVRGAVLAGDEALVSEVAVWRRRLGGAIPDAWPLALAALDGLDSVLPRMPEFHAHARSLAAAINQDGVAYAHPDPPQAGMFHVHLPAPKAAVERAADELIGEKGVQLFLRVRSAPDPRRCSFEVSVGETTMDFTPPEVVALLHELLDRAR from the coding sequence ATGATCGCGCCCGTGGACGACTCGAAGATCCGGCGGACGCTCGCCTCGCACGGTCCGGTGCGGCGGCGGCCACGGGCGGTGCTCGAACGGATGCTGGTGCGGGCGGGGGAGGACCTTTCGCCCGCGGAGCCGGTGGCGGCCTTGGAGGCGCGGATCGCGTCGCTGCTGGGCAAGCCGGCGGCGTTGTTCTTCCCGAGCGGGACGATGGCGCAGCAGGCGGCGCTGCGGGTGCACGCGGACCGGTCCGGGCGGCGGACGTTCGCCGCGCACCCGTACACGCACCTGGACAACTGGGAGGACAGGGGTTACGCGGCGGTGCACGGGCTGCGGTTCCGGCCGGTGGGGGACCGCAACGAGCTGATGACGCTCGCGGACCTGGAGGCGGTGGGGGAGCCGCTCGCGGCCGTGGTGTGGGAGCTGCCGCAGCGGGACCTCGGCGGGTTGCTGCCGTTGTGGGACGAGCTGGTCGCGCAGGTGGGTCTCGCGCGCTCACGCGACGCGGCGGCGCACCTGGACGGCGCGCGGCTGTGGGAGTCGCAACCGTTCTACGGCAAGGAGTTCGCCGAGATCGCCGGGCTGTTCGACAGCGTGTACGTGTCGCTCTACAAAGGACTGCAAGGCGTGCGGGGAGCGGTGCTCGCCGGGGACGAGGCGCTGGTGTCGGAGGTGGCGGTCTGGCGCCGCCGACTTGGCGGCGCGATCCCCGACGCGTGGCCGCTGGCGCTCGCGGCGCTGGACGGGCTGGACTCGGTGCTGCCGCGGATGCCGGAGTTCCACGCCCACGCCCGGTCCCTGGCGGCGGCGATCAACCAGGACGGCGTGGCGTATGCGCACCCGGATCCGCCGCAGGCCGGGATGTTCCACGTCCACCTCCCGGCGCCGAAGGCCGCGGTGGAGCGCGCGGCGGACGAGCTGATCGGCGAGAAGGGCGTGCAGTTGTTCCTGCGGGTGCGCTCGGCCCCCGACCCCCGGCGATGCTCCTTCGAGGTCAGCGTCGGGGAGACCACAATGGACTTCACACCGCCGGAGGTGGTCGCCCTGCTGCACGAGCTGCTCGACCGCGCGCGCTGA
- a CDS encoding replication-associated recombination protein A: MQDELFTVNPDLEPPPERVTQPQTAPVPPGSPLAVRMRPRSLDEVVGQQHLLGEGAPLRRLVEGAAPASVLLYGPPGTGKTTLANLVSTATGRRFVALSALSAGVKEVRGVIDEARRRRQYNAENTVLFIDEVHRFSKTQQDALLGAVEDRTVLLVAATTENPSFSVVSPLLSRSLVLQLKPLTDDDVRLLIRRAMADERGLDGELELTPEAEDHLVRLASGDARRALTALEAAADAASATEHKTIDLPIVESTVDKAAVRYDRDGDQHYDVISAFIKSIRGSDVDAALHYLARMIEAGEDPRFLARRLVVHASEDIGMADPTALQTAVAAAHAVQFIGMPEGRLALAQATIHLATAPKSNAVVTGIDAALADVRAGRLGTVPPHLRDGHYAGAAKLGNAQGYRYPHDVPEGVVAQQYPPDEVVGVDYYHPTQRGAERTLSERVPRLRRSVRGG, encoded by the coding sequence GTGCAGGACGAACTCTTCACGGTGAACCCGGACCTGGAGCCGCCGCCGGAGCGCGTGACGCAGCCCCAGACGGCCCCGGTCCCGCCGGGTTCGCCCCTCGCGGTCCGGATGCGGCCGCGCTCGCTCGACGAGGTGGTCGGCCAGCAGCACCTGCTCGGCGAGGGCGCCCCGCTGCGCCGCCTCGTCGAGGGCGCCGCCCCGGCCTCGGTGCTCCTCTACGGCCCGCCGGGCACCGGCAAGACCACGCTCGCCAACCTCGTCTCAACCGCCACCGGCCGCCGCTTCGTGGCCCTGTCCGCGCTCTCCGCCGGCGTCAAGGAAGTCCGCGGCGTCATCGACGAAGCCCGTCGCCGCCGCCAGTACAACGCGGAGAACACGGTCCTGTTCATCGACGAGGTCCACCGCTTCTCCAAGACCCAGCAGGACGCGCTGCTCGGCGCGGTCGAGGACCGCACCGTCCTCCTCGTCGCCGCCACCACCGAGAACCCGTCCTTCTCCGTCGTCTCCCCGCTGCTGTCCCGCTCGCTCGTGCTGCAGCTCAAACCCCTCACCGACGACGACGTGCGGCTGCTCATCCGCCGCGCGATGGCCGACGAGCGCGGCCTGGACGGCGAACTGGAGCTCACGCCCGAAGCCGAGGACCACCTGGTCCGCCTGGCCTCCGGCGACGCCCGCCGCGCGCTCACCGCGCTCGAAGCCGCCGCGGACGCCGCGTCGGCCACCGAGCACAAGACCATCGACCTGCCGATCGTCGAGTCCACCGTGGACAAGGCGGCGGTGCGCTACGACCGCGACGGCGACCAGCACTACGACGTCATCAGCGCGTTCATCAAGTCCATCCGCGGCTCCGACGTGGACGCCGCGCTGCACTACCTGGCCCGCATGATCGAGGCGGGGGAGGACCCGCGGTTCCTCGCCCGCCGTCTGGTCGTGCACGCCAGCGAGGACATCGGCATGGCCGACCCGACGGCGTTGCAAACCGCCGTCGCCGCGGCGCACGCCGTCCAGTTCATCGGCATGCCCGAGGGCAGGCTCGCCCTGGCCCAGGCCACCATCCACCTCGCCACCGCGCCCAAGTCCAACGCGGTCGTCACGGGCATCGACGCGGCGCTGGCCGACGTGCGTGCCGGCCGCCTCGGCACCGTGCCGCCGCACCTGCGCGACGGCCACTACGCCGGCGCGGCCAAGCTGGGCAACGCCCAGGGTTACCGCTACCCGCACGACGTGCCCGAAGGCGTGGTAGCGCAGCAGTACCCGCCGGACGAGGTCGTGGGCGTGGACTACTACCACCCGACCCAGCGCGGCGCCGAGCGCACGCTGTCCGAGCGCGTCCCCCGGCTGCGGCGGTCGGTGCGCGGCGGCTGA
- a CDS encoding SGNH/GDSL hydrolase family protein yields the protein MREEFTQTPDPLPRRAARLAVLGDSTAVGLGDPVPGGSWRGVGPFVAEALGIPPAGYLNTAFTGARMRCVRTDQLPAALRHRPDVAVVIVGMNDTLRSDFDSLGMARDLEHVVTALQAVGATVVTMRFHDHSRVFRLPGPLRRALTARIAELNDVIETIARRHGVACLDLGSLPGAYDLAAWSVDRLHPSELGHRLLARGVTELVADAGIAVPSPVSLVCSGGVTPRTVDHVGWLVVKGIPWLWRRGRDLLPYAAAIVARSALESWRARRAEPLEPELAPRPVER from the coding sequence GTGCGTGAAGAATTCACCCAGACCCCCGATCCGCTTCCCCGCCGTGCCGCCCGCCTGGCCGTGCTCGGTGACTCGACCGCCGTCGGGCTCGGCGACCCCGTTCCCGGCGGCTCCTGGCGCGGTGTCGGCCCGTTCGTCGCCGAGGCGCTGGGCATCCCGCCGGCCGGGTACCTGAACACCGCGTTCACCGGAGCCCGGATGCGCTGCGTGCGCACCGACCAGCTGCCGGCGGCGCTGCGTCACCGGCCGGACGTCGCGGTCGTGATCGTCGGCATGAACGACACCCTCCGCTCGGACTTCGACTCCCTCGGCATGGCCCGCGACCTCGAACACGTCGTCACCGCCCTCCAGGCCGTCGGCGCCACGGTCGTCACCATGCGCTTCCACGACCACAGCCGCGTTTTCCGGCTCCCCGGCCCGCTGCGCCGCGCCCTCACCGCACGCATCGCCGAGCTCAACGACGTCATCGAAACGATCGCGCGGCGGCACGGGGTCGCCTGCCTCGACCTCGGCTCGCTGCCCGGCGCCTACGACCTGGCCGCCTGGAGCGTGGACCGCCTGCACCCCTCCGAGCTGGGGCACCGCCTGCTCGCCCGCGGGGTGACCGAACTGGTCGCCGATGCCGGGATCGCCGTCCCCTCACCGGTGAGCCTCGTCTGCTCCGGCGGCGTCACACCACGCACCGTCGATCATGTCGGCTGGCTCGTCGTGAAGGGCATCCCGTGGCTGTGGCGCCGCGGCCGGGACCTGCTGCCCTACGCGGCCGCCATCGTCGCCCGGTCGGCGCTCGAATCGTGGCGCGCCCGCCGCGCCGAGCCGCTGGAGCCGGAGCTGGCGCCGCGGCCCGTGGAGCGCTGA
- the aspS gene encoding aspartate--tRNA ligase, whose product MLRTHDAGTLRAEHAGQIVTLTGWVARRRDHGGVIFIDLRDASGVAQVVFREGEMAERAHQLRSEFCVQVTGEVSQRPAGNENAEIPTGAIEVLATELEVLSEAAVLPFPIDDRVDVGEEVRLKYRYLDLRRNGPARAIRLRSEVSRAAREVLHNQGFVEVETPTMTRSTPEGARDFLVPARLRPGSWYALPQSPQLFKQLLMVGGLERYYQIARCYRDEDFRADRQPEFTQLDIEMSFVDQDDVIAVGEAVVSALWKLIGHEIPRPIARMTYADAMAKYGTDKPDLRFGLELTDLTEYFADTPFRVFQAPYVGAVVMPGGGDQPRRQLDAWQEWAKQRGAKGLAYVLIGEDGTLSGPVAKNISEKEREGLAEAVGAKPGDCVFFAANKPREARALLGAARVEIGHRLGLIDEDEWSFVWVVDAPLFEAADETDDVAVGSGKWTAVHHAFTSPTPEWIDKFESDPGNALAYAYDLVCNGNEIGGGSIRIHRADVQKRVFEVMGLSEAEAQEKFGFLLDAFAFGAPPHGGIAFGWDRIVMLLAKAESLRDVIAFPKTGGGYDPLTGAPAPITAQQRREAGVDAKPPAPKG is encoded by the coding sequence GTGCTTCGCACCCACGACGCCGGCACCCTGCGTGCCGAGCACGCCGGCCAGATCGTCACGCTCACCGGGTGGGTCGCCCGGCGGCGCGATCACGGCGGGGTGATCTTCATCGATCTGCGGGACGCGAGCGGGGTCGCCCAGGTGGTGTTCCGCGAGGGCGAGATGGCCGAGCGCGCCCACCAGCTGCGCTCCGAGTTCTGCGTCCAGGTCACCGGCGAGGTCTCGCAGCGTCCGGCGGGCAACGAGAACGCGGAGATCCCGACCGGCGCCATCGAGGTGCTGGCCACGGAGCTGGAGGTGCTGTCCGAGGCCGCCGTGCTGCCGTTCCCGATCGACGACCGGGTCGACGTCGGCGAGGAGGTGCGGCTCAAGTACCGCTACCTCGACCTGCGCCGCAACGGCCCGGCCCGCGCCATCCGCCTGCGCAGCGAGGTCAGCCGCGCCGCGCGCGAGGTGCTGCACAACCAGGGCTTCGTCGAGGTCGAGACCCCGACGATGACCCGCTCCACCCCGGAGGGCGCCCGCGACTTCCTGGTGCCCGCCCGCCTGCGCCCCGGGTCCTGGTACGCGCTGCCGCAGTCGCCGCAGCTGTTCAAGCAGCTGCTCATGGTCGGCGGCCTGGAGCGGTACTACCAGATCGCCCGCTGCTACCGGGACGAAGACTTCCGCGCCGACCGGCAGCCGGAGTTCACCCAGCTCGACATCGAGATGAGCTTCGTCGACCAGGACGACGTGATCGCCGTCGGCGAGGCCGTCGTGTCGGCGCTGTGGAAGCTGATCGGCCACGAGATCCCGCGCCCGATCGCCCGGATGACCTACGCCGACGCCATGGCGAAGTACGGCACCGACAAGCCGGACCTGCGCTTCGGGCTCGAGCTGACCGACCTGACCGAGTACTTCGCCGACACCCCGTTCCGCGTCTTCCAGGCGCCCTACGTCGGCGCGGTCGTGATGCCCGGCGGCGGCGACCAGCCGCGCCGCCAGCTCGACGCGTGGCAGGAGTGGGCCAAGCAGCGCGGTGCGAAGGGCCTGGCCTACGTGCTCATCGGCGAGGACGGCACGCTGTCCGGCCCGGTCGCCAAGAACATCTCCGAAAAGGAGCGCGAGGGTCTGGCGGAAGCCGTCGGCGCCAAGCCCGGCGACTGCGTCTTCTTCGCCGCGAACAAGCCCCGCGAGGCCCGCGCCCTGCTCGGCGCGGCCCGCGTGGAGATCGGGCACCGCCTCGGCTTGATCGACGAAGACGAGTGGTCCTTCGTGTGGGTGGTCGACGCCCCGCTGTTCGAGGCGGCCGACGAGACCGACGACGTCGCCGTGGGCTCGGGCAAGTGGACGGCGGTGCACCACGCCTTCACCTCGCCGACCCCGGAGTGGATCGACAAGTTCGAGTCCGACCCGGGCAACGCCCTGGCCTACGCCTACGACCTGGTCTGCAACGGCAACGAGATCGGCGGCGGCTCGATCCGTATCCACCGCGCCGACGTGCAGAAGCGCGTCTTCGAGGTGATGGGCCTGTCCGAGGCCGAGGCGCAGGAGAAGTTCGGCTTCCTGCTCGACGCGTTCGCCTTCGGCGCCCCGCCGCACGGCGGCATCGCGTTCGGCTGGGACCGCATCGTGATGCTGCTGGCCAAGGCCGAGTCGCTGCGGGACGTCATCGCGTTCCCGAAGACCGGCGGCGGCTACGATCCGCTGACCGGCGCGCCGGCCCCGATCACCGCCCAGCAGCGCCGAGAGGCGGGCGTGGACGCGAAGCCCCCGGCGCCCAAGGGCTGA
- a CDS encoding DUF389 domain-containing protein, with product MLHLRVVSPPEDTERALAVLRGQPGTAHLIVHAGAAVSPAGDLIEADVAREAADEVLEALCELGLDHSGAITLESLDTALSDSADRAEESAPGEGADAVVWQELLNRTGEESRLNVTFLTFLTIACLLASVGIVTDSPVTIVGAMVVGPEFGPLAAIAVGLVLRRWDLVRRAAVALALGFPVAMLVTAGVTVLTWFVGLLDVSAFRESHDVDFVYEVGWYSLIVALLAGAAGMLSMTSAKSAALVGVFISVTTVPAAGYAVVAAVVGEWSKAAQSFGQLAVNLVGIVVAAAVVLLLRRRRGASVTVRPLPEVEKSLW from the coding sequence GTGCTGCACCTGCGGGTCGTCAGCCCGCCGGAGGACACCGAACGCGCGCTGGCGGTGCTGCGGGGCCAGCCGGGCACGGCGCACCTGATCGTGCACGCGGGTGCCGCCGTGTCCCCGGCCGGGGACCTCATCGAGGCCGACGTGGCCCGCGAGGCCGCCGACGAGGTGCTCGAAGCGCTGTGCGAGCTGGGGCTGGACCACAGCGGCGCGATCACGCTGGAATCCCTCGACACCGCGCTGTCCGATTCGGCCGACCGCGCCGAGGAAAGCGCGCCGGGCGAAGGCGCGGACGCGGTCGTCTGGCAGGAGCTGCTGAACCGCACCGGCGAGGAGTCGCGGCTCAACGTCACGTTCCTGACGTTCCTGACGATCGCGTGCCTGCTGGCGTCGGTCGGCATCGTGACCGATTCCCCGGTGACCATCGTCGGCGCGATGGTGGTGGGCCCGGAGTTCGGTCCGCTCGCCGCGATCGCGGTCGGGCTCGTGCTGCGGCGCTGGGACCTGGTCCGCCGCGCGGCGGTGGCGCTGGCGCTCGGGTTCCCGGTCGCGATGCTGGTGACCGCCGGGGTCACGGTGCTGACCTGGTTCGTGGGGCTGCTCGACGTCAGCGCGTTCCGCGAGTCCCACGACGTGGACTTCGTGTACGAGGTCGGCTGGTACTCGCTGATCGTCGCGCTGCTCGCCGGCGCGGCCGGGATGCTGTCGATGACGTCGGCGAAATCGGCCGCGCTGGTCGGGGTGTTCATCTCGGTCACGACCGTTCCCGCCGCCGGATACGCGGTGGTCGCGGCGGTCGTGGGGGAGTGGTCGAAGGCGGCACAGTCGTTCGGGCAGCTGGCCGTGAACCTCGTCGGGATCGTGGTGGCGGCGGCCGTCGTTCTGTTGCTGCGGCGGCGCCGGGGCGCTTCCGTCACCGTGCGGCCGTTGCCGGAAGTGGAAAAATCGTTGTGGTGA
- a CDS encoding Rv2578c family radical SAM protein: MRWENQRAGRDPQPALLGLDGLVRTVAPPEFQGVTFHEVRARSVLNKVPGESMVPFGWTVNPYRGCSHACTYCLAGDTPIRMADGSAKPMADLRVGDRILGTALRGTARRLVPTTVLAHWTTVKPAHRLTLRNGTTLVASGDHRFLAEKGWQHVTGDDRPHLSPGDTLLGPAGDRVEPDAALDVVAIEPLGRDETLFDITTGTGDFIAAGVVSHNCFARNTHTYLDFDAGRDFDTQVVVKVNAPEVLAAQLRRPSWKREHVAMGTNTDPYQRAEGRYRLMPGIIRALTGSGTPFSILTKGTVLTRDLPLLTAASREVDVGMAVSIALLDRDLQRSLEPGTPSPRARLDLVRRITDAGLPCQVLVAPVLPGLTDSAEALDPLFAEIAAAGATRATVLALHLRPGAREWFARWLGAHRPDLVERYREIYGRGSYAMPAYRRALSARVAPLLRRHGLNRRDESYRLPAQREPERPERGEQLSLL; encoded by the coding sequence GTGAGGTGGGAGAACCAACGCGCCGGGCGTGACCCGCAGCCGGCTCTGCTCGGCCTGGACGGCCTGGTTCGGACGGTCGCGCCGCCCGAGTTCCAGGGCGTCACGTTCCACGAGGTCCGCGCCCGCTCGGTGCTCAACAAGGTGCCGGGCGAGTCCATGGTCCCGTTCGGCTGGACCGTCAACCCCTACCGCGGCTGCAGCCACGCCTGCACCTACTGCCTCGCCGGGGACACCCCGATCCGGATGGCCGACGGGAGCGCGAAGCCGATGGCCGATCTCCGCGTCGGCGACCGGATCCTGGGCACGGCGCTCCGCGGCACGGCCCGGCGCCTCGTGCCCACCACGGTGCTCGCGCACTGGACCACCGTGAAGCCGGCCCACCGGCTGACGCTGCGGAACGGGACGACCCTCGTCGCCAGCGGCGACCACCGCTTCCTTGCCGAGAAGGGCTGGCAGCACGTCACCGGCGACGACCGGCCGCACCTCTCGCCCGGGGACACCCTGCTGGGCCCCGCGGGCGACCGCGTCGAACCGGACGCGGCGCTGGACGTCGTCGCCATCGAACCGCTCGGCCGCGACGAGACCCTGTTCGACATCACCACCGGCACCGGCGACTTCATCGCGGCCGGGGTCGTCAGCCACAACTGCTTCGCCCGCAACACGCACACCTACCTCGACTTCGACGCAGGCCGCGACTTCGACACCCAGGTCGTGGTGAAGGTGAACGCCCCCGAGGTCCTCGCCGCCCAGCTGCGCCGCCCGAGCTGGAAGCGCGAGCACGTCGCCATGGGCACCAACACCGACCCCTACCAGCGGGCCGAAGGCCGCTACCGGCTGATGCCCGGCATCATCCGCGCGCTCACCGGGTCCGGCACACCGTTCTCGATCCTCACCAAGGGCACCGTCCTCACCCGGGACCTGCCCCTGCTCACCGCCGCGTCGCGCGAGGTGGACGTGGGCATGGCGGTGTCGATCGCACTGCTCGACCGCGACCTGCAACGCAGCCTCGAACCCGGCACCCCCAGCCCGCGCGCCCGGCTGGACCTGGTCCGCCGCATCACCGACGCCGGCCTGCCCTGCCAGGTGCTGGTCGCCCCGGTGCTGCCCGGCCTCACCGACAGCGCGGAGGCGCTGGACCCGCTGTTCGCCGAGATCGCCGCGGCCGGCGCCACCCGCGCCACCGTCCTCGCGCTGCACCTGCGGCCCGGCGCGCGGGAGTGGTTCGCCCGCTGGCTCGGCGCCCACCGGCCGGACCTGGTCGAGCGCTACCGCGAGATCTACGGCCGCGGCAGTTACGCGATGCCCGCGTACCGCCGGGCGCTGTCCGCGCGGGTCGCGCCGTTGCTGCGGAGGCACGGCCTGAACCGCCGCGACGAGTCGTACCGCCTGCCCGCGCAGCGCGAGCCGGAGCGCCCGGAGCGGGGCGAACAGCTGAGCCTGCTGTAA
- a CDS encoding winged helix-turn-helix transcriptional regulator, with the protein MARALDAVGERWALLVVRELLLGPKRFRDLSRSLPGMSQNVLSQRLRELEAAGVVRRRRLGPPASASVYELTEHGAELEAVVLALARWGSRRPVPPAGELSVDALVLALRTTFSAERAGALSARVALRLGDDAFLARVDSGEFSIGRGSSEADATLETDASTLRSLVFLGARLDDAAVTGDRAVAERFLGCFPRPST; encoded by the coding sequence GTGGCCAGGGCACTGGACGCCGTGGGCGAGCGGTGGGCGCTACTCGTGGTGCGCGAGCTGCTGCTGGGGCCGAAGCGGTTCCGCGACCTGAGCCGGTCGTTGCCGGGGATGAGCCAGAACGTGCTGTCGCAGCGGCTGCGGGAGCTGGAGGCGGCCGGTGTGGTGCGGCGGCGACGGCTCGGGCCGCCCGCCAGCGCCAGCGTGTACGAGCTCACCGAGCACGGCGCCGAACTGGAGGCGGTCGTGCTGGCGCTGGCACGGTGGGGCAGCCGCCGCCCGGTGCCGCCGGCCGGGGAGCTGAGCGTGGACGCGCTGGTCCTGGCGCTGCGGACGACCTTCTCGGCGGAGCGGGCAGGCGCCCTGTCGGCCCGGGTGGCGCTGCGACTGGGCGACGACGCGTTCCTGGCCAGGGTCGATTCCGGCGAGTTCTCGATCGGGCGAGGCTCCAGCGAGGCCGACGCGACACTGGAGACGGACGCGAGCACGTTGCGATCGCTGGTGTTCCTCGGCGCCCGCCTCGACGACGCCGCGGTGACCGGCGACCGGGCGGTGGCCGAGCGGTTCCTCGGCTGCTTCCCACGCCCGAGCACCTGA
- a CDS encoding NAD(P)-dependent oxidoreductase, whose translation MPETTVAVLGTGIMGLPMAANLAAAGFDVRAWNRTRAKAAPLAGRGCTVTDTPQEAVDGADFVVTMLSDGATVHQVVEATDPGGAVWLQMSTVGLDWTKRLAALAHDKDVAFVDAPVLGTRKPAEDGKLVVLASGPGELRDRCAPVFDAVGGRTLWVGETGAGSRLKLAANAWVLALTNGTAESIRLAQALGVDPRLFLEAITGGALDVPYAHLKGGAMIDGEYPLAFAARHAAKDARLVLEAAGGEVDLAGTRAALAHLDAAIAAGHGDEDMATLYFGLARSPEGPSGH comes from the coding sequence ATGCCCGAAACGACTGTCGCCGTGCTCGGCACCGGGATCATGGGCCTGCCGATGGCCGCCAACCTCGCCGCCGCGGGCTTCGACGTCCGCGCCTGGAACCGCACCCGCGCCAAGGCCGCGCCGCTGGCCGGCCGCGGCTGCACCGTCACGGACACGCCCCAGGAGGCGGTCGACGGCGCGGACTTCGTCGTCACCATGCTCAGCGACGGCGCCACCGTGCACCAGGTCGTCGAGGCCACCGACCCGGGCGGCGCGGTGTGGTTGCAGATGAGCACCGTCGGCCTCGACTGGACCAAGCGGCTCGCCGCGCTCGCGCACGACAAGGACGTCGCGTTCGTCGACGCGCCCGTGCTCGGCACCCGCAAACCCGCCGAGGACGGCAAGCTCGTGGTGCTCGCCTCCGGCCCCGGCGAACTCCGCGACCGGTGCGCGCCGGTGTTCGACGCCGTCGGCGGCCGCACCCTGTGGGTCGGCGAGACCGGCGCGGGCAGCAGGCTCAAGCTCGCCGCGAACGCGTGGGTGCTGGCGCTGACCAACGGCACCGCCGAGAGCATCCGGCTCGCCCAGGCCCTCGGGGTCGACCCGCGGCTGTTCCTGGAGGCCATCACCGGCGGCGCGCTGGACGTCCCCTACGCCCACCTCAAGGGCGGCGCGATGATCGACGGCGAGTACCCGCTGGCGTTCGCCGCCCGGCACGCAGCCAAGGACGCGCGCCTGGTCCTGGAGGCCGCGGGCGGCGAAGTCGATCTCGCCGGAACCCGCGCCGCGCTGGCGCATCTGGACGCCGCGATCGCCGCCGGGCACGGCGACGAGGACATGGCGACGCTGTACTTCGGCCTGGCGAGGAGCCCGGAGGGGCCGTCCGGCCACTGA
- a CDS encoding alpha/beta fold hydrolase — MATFVLVPGAGGEAWYWHRLVPELTRRGHEAIAVDLPAEDDSAGLAEYTDVVVRVIGDREGVVLVAQSMGGFTGPLVCARVPVSLLVLVNAMVPAPGETGGEWWANTGYHEAHPEGMDTERDFLHDLPPDVKAEALQRREPRQSATPFTTPWPMEKWPDVPTRFVQGCDDRFFPLEFQRRVVRARLGLELDEVPGGHLNALSRPRELADLLTSWC; from the coding sequence ATGGCGACCTTCGTGCTCGTCCCCGGCGCGGGTGGTGAGGCGTGGTACTGGCACCGGCTCGTGCCGGAGCTGACCCGGCGTGGCCACGAGGCGATCGCCGTCGACCTCCCGGCCGAGGACGACTCCGCCGGACTGGCCGAGTACACCGACGTGGTCGTCCGGGTGATCGGCGATCGCGAGGGCGTCGTGCTGGTCGCCCAGTCGATGGGCGGCTTCACCGGCCCGCTCGTCTGCGCGCGCGTGCCGGTGTCGCTCCTGGTGCTGGTCAACGCGATGGTCCCGGCGCCGGGCGAGACCGGTGGCGAGTGGTGGGCCAACACTGGCTACCACGAGGCCCACCCGGAGGGGATGGACACCGAGCGGGACTTCCTGCACGACCTCCCGCCCGACGTGAAGGCTGAAGCCCTCCAGCGCCGCGAGCCGCGGCAGTCGGCCACGCCGTTCACCACGCCGTGGCCGATGGAGAAGTGGCCGGACGTGCCGACCCGGTTCGTCCAGGGGTGCGACGACCGGTTCTTCCCGCTGGAGTTCCAGCGCCGCGTGGTACGCGCGCGGCTGGGCCTGGAACTGGACGAGGTCCCCGGCGGGCACCTGAACGCGCTGAGCCGCCCGCGTGAGCTGGCCGACCTCCTGACCTCGTGGTGTTGA
- a CDS encoding pyridoxamine 5'-phosphate oxidase family protein, with protein MTTTLPQGDLRLLDTGLAQRMLASIELARLAYVAPDGTPRVLPMLFHWTGDELVMATFAGTAKLAALRANPAVAITIDRAGPPPEVLLVRGNAVVTEVDGVLPEYAAAQRRYYGPEHGAAAVAEVDRPGLRMARIAVRPSWAGTFDFQERFPGGRTAEDFARRGR; from the coding sequence ATGACGACGACCCTCCCGCAGGGAGACCTCAGGCTCCTCGACACCGGCCTCGCCCAGCGGATGCTCGCCTCGATCGAGCTCGCCCGCCTCGCCTACGTCGCGCCGGACGGCACGCCCCGCGTGCTGCCGATGCTGTTCCACTGGACCGGCGACGAGCTGGTGATGGCGACGTTCGCCGGCACCGCCAAGCTCGCCGCGCTGCGGGCGAACCCCGCGGTCGCGATCACGATCGACCGGGCAGGCCCGCCGCCGGAGGTGTTGCTCGTGCGCGGCAACGCCGTGGTCACCGAAGTCGACGGCGTGCTCCCGGAATACGCCGCCGCCCAACGCCGCTACTACGGTCCCGAGCACGGCGCCGCTGCCGTCGCTGAGGTGGACCGGCCCGGCCTGCGGATGGCGCGCATCGCGGTCCGGCCGTCGTGGGCGGGCACCTTCGACTTCCAGGAACGGTTCCCCGGCGGCCGGACCGCCGAGGACTTCGCGCGGCGGGGGCGGTGA